In a genomic window of Thermogemmata fonticola:
- a CDS encoding DUF6513 domain-containing protein — protein MIAGYVLKIHSLHRVFIFDIMIKQRKRWLFVTGKLAEPALRRIVAELSQKIDFDYQIITLNISVAALMTTEWVARHFPKNVIGDIILLPGLCRGSPEIVTQATGIPAKHGPRDLLDLPEYFNLKSNKLLDDYGKFDIEIIAEINNVPSKPWDTVLAEAQKYRSDGADIIDIGCEPGNIYHQVKDVIQRLCDLGFRISIDSLKPEEIELALEGGANVVLSINSTNIKYVPHWLERFPNVEFVVIPDTVNDLTTLYKNAEQLLRWNAKIRVDPILEPIGHCFFNSLLRYAKVRYEYPDIPMLMGVGNITELTEVDSAGINVILAAICQELKVQSVLTTSVANWSRSSIKEWDLARRLVFYAVQHQTIPKRIEPNLVVLRDSKLREIGENTILELAHNVKDPNYRIIAELGNIYIFNNTIYLQGTDPFKLFQQLLQIDHNISPSHAFYLGYEMAKAEIALILHKNYTQDQPLNWGFLTPKEDEIH, from the coding sequence ATGATTGCTGGTTATGTTTTAAAGATCCACAGTTTACATAGAGTCTTTATATTCGATATCATGATTAAGCAGAGAAAACGCTGGCTGTTTGTTACTGGAAAACTAGCGGAACCCGCCTTGCGTCGGATAGTCGCAGAATTATCGCAGAAAATCGATTTCGATTACCAAATCATCACATTAAATATCTCTGTAGCAGCATTAATGACAACGGAATGGGTTGCACGCCATTTTCCCAAAAATGTAATTGGTGATATTATACTACTTCCTGGGTTATGCCGCGGCTCACCGGAGATTGTAACTCAGGCGACGGGAATTCCAGCAAAGCATGGGCCACGCGATTTACTTGACCTTCCAGAATACTTCAACTTGAAAAGTAACAAGCTCTTGGACGATTATGGTAAATTCGACATTGAAATAATTGCAGAAATCAACAATGTACCCAGCAAACCATGGGATACAGTTCTCGCAGAGGCTCAAAAGTATCGTTCGGATGGAGCGGATATTATCGATATAGGATGTGAACCAGGTAATATTTATCATCAGGTAAAAGATGTAATACAACGACTATGCGACTTGGGGTTTCGCATATCAATAGATTCATTAAAACCTGAGGAAATAGAGCTTGCACTCGAAGGTGGAGCTAATGTGGTATTAAGTATCAATTCCACTAATATCAAATATGTACCGCATTGGCTTGAGCGTTTTCCGAATGTAGAATTCGTAGTTATACCAGACACGGTAAATGATCTAACAACTTTGTATAAAAATGCTGAACAGCTTTTGCGATGGAACGCGAAAATCCGGGTCGATCCAATCCTTGAGCCTATAGGACACTGTTTTTTTAATTCACTGCTAAGGTATGCTAAAGTACGTTATGAGTATCCAGATATTCCCATGCTCATGGGTGTCGGTAACATCACGGAACTGACAGAAGTCGATTCTGCCGGCATCAATGTAATACTTGCAGCGATCTGCCAAGAGTTGAAAGTCCAAAGTGTGTTGACCACTAGTGTCGCGAATTGGTCACGTTCGTCGATCAAAGAGTGGGATCTTGCCAGGCGTCTTGTTTTTTATGCAGTACAACACCAAACAATACCCAAAAGAATTGAACCAAATTTAGTAGTATTACGAGATTCAAAATTAAGAGAAATAGGAGAAAATACAATACTTGAATTAGCTCATAATGTTAAAGACCCTAATTATAGAATTATCGCCGAACTGGGAAATATATATATATTTAACAATACAATTTATCTACAAGGAACAGATCCATTCAAGTTATTTCAACAGTTATTACAAATTGATCACAATATATCCCCATCACATGCGTTCTACTTAGGTTATGAAATGGCGAAAGCAGAAATAGCATTGATACTGCATAAAAACTACACACAAGACCAGCCATTAAATTGGGGATTTCTTACACCGAAGGAAGATGAGATACATTAA
- a CDS encoding ArnT family glycosyltransferase, translating to MKLTPLTPLGKVHTYFATIQLRRLPICGAITLLIAAFLLTLDRTDLVHSHEARAAQNAQYILETGEWGLPRLFDGRLELQKPPAYYWCVAGISRWLNSGRVTAWTTRLPSALMGIACIVGVYAFLRQLGRPYTARVAAVVLATAIHFTALSRIARIDVPLTAAVSFSIFSFFLGCISHSQGKRFHSLAWHFLAGLSVGIAMLLKGPIGIALFGCATGMWWLTEHRRVNWPGVVTLIATAACVGLPWFLWANRATEGELFRVFILHHNIARFSGTSSQLATHPWWFYIPRFTFDFLPWSPFFFFGIYYVLKKNMWKTDHILRFSLISFLSILSLLSLSHFKRSDYLLPAYPFAAIYISCVIQNWWENQGFSTRKRSLLFFHSLWITVIVGWIVIVSAVEPHLRTQDKRSQFAASIRHVAPAPQPIIQFRMEDHLLSFHLGRPLETIVEWHDLHQIIYHYKYSYIIMPKEYVYPATNILSDIKWKKLLESNLTNNRIYIFLSACQ from the coding sequence ATGAAGCTGACACCCCTTACCCCACTCGGAAAAGTCCATACTTACTTCGCAACAATCCAACTCAGGCGTTTACCCATCTGCGGGGCGATAACTCTCCTGATCGCCGCTTTTTTGCTCACGCTCGACAGGACGGATTTGGTTCATAGTCATGAAGCGCGTGCCGCTCAAAACGCCCAATATATATTGGAAACCGGTGAGTGGGGGTTGCCACGATTGTTCGATGGGCGTTTGGAACTGCAAAAACCCCCCGCCTATTACTGGTGTGTTGCCGGGATCAGTCGTTGGCTCAATTCCGGGCGGGTCACAGCTTGGACCACCCGATTGCCGTCTGCTCTTATGGGCATAGCCTGTATTGTCGGAGTGTATGCATTCCTGCGCCAATTAGGTCGTCCATATACCGCTCGTGTCGCTGCTGTGGTGCTAGCTACCGCAATCCACTTCACGGCCCTGTCGAGAATCGCTCGCATCGACGTCCCCCTAACTGCTGCGGTCTCCTTCTCGATTTTCAGCTTTTTCCTGGGGTGCATCAGTCATAGCCAAGGAAAGCGGTTTCATTCGCTTGCGTGGCATTTTCTAGCGGGGCTGAGCGTCGGCATCGCGATGTTATTGAAGGGACCTATCGGAATCGCCCTCTTCGGGTGTGCTACTGGCATGTGGTGGCTCACAGAACATCGACGGGTAAATTGGCCAGGGGTTGTCACCCTGATAGCGACAGCCGCTTGCGTGGGATTGCCTTGGTTCCTGTGGGCCAACCGAGCTACCGAAGGAGAACTTTTCCGAGTCTTTATCCTCCATCACAATATCGCCAGGTTCAGCGGCACATCCTCGCAATTGGCTACTCACCCCTGGTGGTTCTACATTCCCCGCTTCACCTTTGACTTCCTACCGTGGTCGCCATTTTTTTTCTTCGGTATATACTACGTCCTCAAAAAAAATATGTGGAAAACAGATCATATATTGCGTTTTAGTCTTATCTCATTCTTATCTATATTATCATTGTTGTCATTATCGCATTTCAAACGCTCAGATTATCTCCTTCCTGCTTATCCGTTTGCCGCTATTTATATCAGTTGCGTCATTCAGAATTGGTGGGAAAATCAAGGCTTTTCAACAAGGAAACGTTCTTTATTATTTTTTCATAGTCTATGGATAACTGTTATTGTAGGGTGGATAGTCATAGTTTCGGCAGTGGAGCCACACCTCCGCACACAGGACAAGAGATCACAGTTCGCAGCGAGCATACGTCACGTTGCGCCAGCACCTCAGCCTATCATACAATTTCGTATGGAAGACCATCTTTTATCCTTTCATTTGGGAAGACCACTCGAAACGATTGTCGAATGGCACGACCTACATCAAATAATTTATCATTATAAATACAGTTATATAATCATGCCAAAGGAATATGTTTATCCTGCAACGAATATATTATCAGATATCAAATGGAAAAAATTATTAGAATCTAATTTAACCAATAATAGAATTTATATATTTTTATCTGCGTGCCAATAG
- a CDS encoding ABC transporter ATP-binding protein, which produces MRHFLRVVRCAWPYRYAFAASVMCALLVAVLWSASLSAIYPVLKILSSDKNLQQWVNEEIDRLQNELEKPERRLLLERLRDDIRRLEEINPPNRETLERKATQQIAKLEGELNYYAIWIYRYQLLKAKVIRHLPEDRFATFVWIMTAVIIGVALKGIFEFLHESLVGYVTNRVLFDLRNGMFRQALRQDVRQLASQGTSDLMARFTNDTEQVGSGLKVLLGKLIGEPLKALGCLIVAAMISWQLTLVFVIVVPATIVVLLRVSRLIRRAARKVLERMSAMYQRVRETFDAIRVVKAFTREAHERRRFHSVNRAFLQKSMRLLAIDAAAGPFVEVLTVFAIGLALASGTYLVVTGKTHIWGMRMTSEPLGFPALLQLYALLVATADPIRRLSSVYAKLQAGEAAAARIFELYDRAPKVTPNPGGIRLTALRKGIEFRNVCFSYTTPENPALCNVNLTVRAGEVIAVVGANGSGKTTLLGLLPRFYDPDSGAVLIDGICLRTVHLRSLRRLIGLVTQDTLLFDDTVYANIAYGRRGATRDEVIAAAQKARAHEFIMKKPQGYETRMGDAGANFSGGEKQKIALARAILRDPAILILDEFSSAIDPNSEADIHAALREFVVGRTVFLITHKLHTLEIADRIVVMDAGCIVDVGTHAELIARCPLYQRLCDPGSSRIAA; this is translated from the coding sequence ATGCGCCATTTTCTCCGCGTTGTGCGTTGCGCATGGCCCTACCGATACGCTTTCGCCGCTTCCGTGATGTGTGCACTGCTCGTTGCGGTGTTATGGAGCGCGAGTCTATCCGCTATTTATCCCGTTTTGAAAATCCTGAGCAGTGACAAGAACCTGCAACAATGGGTGAATGAAGAAATCGACCGCCTGCAGAATGAGCTGGAAAAACCTGAACGGCGGTTACTGTTGGAGCGCTTGCGAGATGATATCCGAAGGTTAGAGGAGATCAATCCGCCTAATCGCGAGACTTTGGAACGTAAAGCGACCCAACAGATCGCTAAGCTGGAGGGAGAGCTGAACTACTACGCCATTTGGATCTACCGCTATCAACTGTTGAAGGCGAAAGTCATCCGTCATTTGCCTGAAGACCGCTTTGCGACCTTCGTATGGATCATGACGGCGGTGATCATCGGTGTAGCACTGAAAGGCATTTTCGAATTTCTCCATGAATCGCTCGTGGGTTATGTGACCAATCGGGTTCTCTTTGATCTGCGTAATGGCATGTTCCGCCAAGCCTTGCGGCAAGATGTGCGGCAACTGGCCTCGCAGGGGACGAGCGATCTCATGGCTCGCTTCACCAACGATACCGAACAAGTGGGGTCGGGTCTCAAGGTCCTGTTAGGCAAACTGATCGGCGAACCGCTCAAGGCTCTGGGATGCCTGATAGTCGCTGCTATGATTAGCTGGCAGTTGACACTCGTCTTTGTTATAGTCGTCCCAGCGACAATAGTCGTGTTGCTGCGTGTCAGCCGGTTGATTCGGCGTGCCGCTCGGAAGGTCCTGGAACGCATGTCTGCCATGTATCAGCGGGTCCGGGAAACGTTTGATGCTATCCGAGTCGTCAAGGCCTTCACACGGGAAGCCCATGAGCGCCGCCGATTCCACAGCGTCAATCGCGCTTTCTTGCAGAAGTCCATGCGTCTCCTGGCCATTGATGCCGCAGCAGGGCCTTTTGTCGAAGTCCTAACTGTTTTTGCCATTGGTTTGGCGCTGGCCTCTGGAACCTATCTTGTGGTTACCGGGAAGACCCACATTTGGGGCATGCGCATGACCAGTGAGCCGCTCGGCTTCCCAGCCTTGCTCCAGCTTTACGCTTTGCTTGTGGCGACTGCGGACCCGATTCGCAGGCTCTCCAGCGTTTATGCGAAACTCCAGGCCGGTGAGGCAGCGGCGGCTCGCATCTTCGAACTCTACGATCGTGCTCCGAAAGTCACCCCTAATCCGGGAGGGATACGCCTGACCGCTCTCAGGAAAGGCATCGAGTTCCGTAATGTCTGCTTCAGCTACACAACACCAGAGAATCCCGCCTTATGTAATGTGAATCTGACGGTCCGTGCCGGAGAAGTCATCGCCGTTGTGGGAGCCAACGGAAGTGGCAAAACGACTCTGCTCGGCTTACTGCCGCGCTTTTATGATCCCGATAGCGGAGCGGTTTTAATCGATGGCATCTGTTTGCGTACAGTTCATCTGCGGTCACTGCGCCGATTGATCGGGCTGGTAACCCAGGACACCTTGCTCTTCGACGACACTGTTTATGCCAACATCGCTTATGGTCGCCGGGGAGCGACACGCGATGAGGTGATCGCTGCCGCGCAGAAAGCTCGTGCCCACGAGTTCATCATGAAAAAACCCCAAGGTTATGAAACCCGCATGGGAGACGCGGGGGCCAATTTTTCCGGAGGAGAAAAGCAGAAAATCGCCTTGGCCCGCGCTATCCTCCGTGATCCGGCTATCCTCATCTTGGACGAGTTCAGTAGTGCTATCGACCCGAACAGCGAAGCAGACATCCATGCGGCCTTGCGCGAATTCGTCGTGGGACGAACAGTCTTCCTGATCACCCACAAATTGCACACCCTTGAAATTGCTGACCGTATCGTTGTGATGGATGCAGGATGCATTGTCGACGTGGGTACACACGCCGAACTTATCGCTCGCTGCCCGTTGTATCAGCGATTGTGTGATCCGGGATCATCAAGGATAGCCGCATGA
- a CDS encoding DNA-methyltransferase, giving the protein MRVNQVLVGDCIEIMKSMPPACADLIFADPPFNIGYNYDIYNDRRSRNEYLEWAEQWMKAAIRLLKPTGSFWLAIGDEYVAEYKIRLDSIGLIMRNWIIWHYTFGVACSRKFSRSHAHILYYVCDPRQCTFNADAVRVPSARLTTYADRRANPKGKVPDDTWILRPQETAQHFRPDQDVWYIPRVCGTFRERVGHPCQMPEAILERIIRVATHPGDLVIDPFAGSGTTLAVAKRLGRRYWGCELSEAYADQIEKRLQMIDFEAPSLREQSSDFASRSKAA; this is encoded by the coding sequence ATGAGAGTGAACCAGGTTCTGGTTGGTGATTGTATCGAGATCATGAAAAGCATGCCTCCTGCCTGTGCGGATCTCATTTTTGCAGACCCACCATTTAACATTGGTTACAATTATGATATTTATAATGACCGACGTTCACGGAACGAGTATCTGGAGTGGGCAGAACAATGGATGAAAGCCGCAATTCGCCTGCTGAAACCCACAGGTTCGTTCTGGCTTGCTATTGGGGATGAATATGTGGCGGAATATAAGATTCGTCTAGATTCTATAGGATTAATAATGAGGAATTGGATCATTTGGCATTATACTTTTGGAGTCGCATGTAGTAGAAAATTCTCTCGTTCACATGCTCATATTCTTTACTATGTATGTGATCCGAGACAATGTACCTTCAATGCCGATGCCGTGCGCGTCCCCAGTGCCAGGCTAACCACATATGCGGATCGTCGAGCTAATCCCAAAGGAAAGGTTCCCGATGATACCTGGATTTTGCGTCCTCAAGAAACCGCGCAACATTTCCGCCCGGACCAGGATGTGTGGTACATCCCTCGCGTTTGCGGGACTTTTCGCGAACGCGTCGGTCATCCTTGCCAAATGCCGGAAGCCATCTTGGAACGCATTATCCGCGTCGCTACCCATCCCGGTGACTTGGTCATTGACCCGTTTGCAGGGAGTGGCACTACATTGGCAGTGGCCAAACGACTGGGCCGTCGTTATTGGGGATGCGAGCTTTCCGAGGCTTATGCGGATCAGATTGAGAAACGCCTCCAGATGATCGATTTTGAGGCGCCCTCCCTCCGCGAGCAATCCAGCGATTTTGCATCTCGTTCTAAAGCCGCATGA
- the alaS gene encoding alanine--tRNA ligase produces the protein MLTSRDIRQQFIDFFCKRHDHVYVPSSPVVPYNDPTLLFTNAGMNQFKPYFLGTEKPPYKRVANTQKCIRAGGKHNDLDDVGKDTYHHTFFEMLGNWSFGDYFKKEAITWAWELLTEVWQIDPARLHVTVFEGDPENNIPRDEEAARYWRDVGVPAHHIHYGGKKDNFWEMGDTGPCGPCTEIHFDRTADKSGGKLVNAGTDLVIEIWNLVFIQFNRNEDQSLAPLPENHVDTGMGFERICAVLQNKTSNYDTDVFAPLFTAIQQITGAPPYTGGLDNHKDIAYRVIADHIRALTFALTDGAAIGNIGRDYVLRRILRRAERYGVQYLDTREPFLYRLVPILVEQMGDVFPELRRNPQQVQAQIHEEEKAFLRTLHRGIKLFKQIAEETRQSGRDTISGEDAFKLHDTYGLFIDITQQMAAEEGLRVDVQGFENAMQQARIKAREASKKYHMTTISGELPPTDDHYKYLPGSITAQIVGWLQDNQVNTQGVVPQGINLALLLDRTNFYAEQGGQVGDTGYIRSLQGEATFIVEDTQRLGDAVLHIGYLQNGELHVGQEVELTYDLPRRQAIMRNHTATHLLNHALRKVLGSHVEQKGSLVDDTKTRFDFSHDKPLTLEQIRQIEQHVNEIIQADQPVIAVVKPLAVAREIPGVRAVFGEKYPDPVRVVLIGTHSPEHVTLENPAEFCGGTHVAHTGQIGCFKILSQEAVAKGVRRITAITGPAAFDLIQSRAFLLEDLALQLQCRPEEVRERITSLQDQLKKLQEQLKKSSTVDLTALVDKLWADAPLIGSTRLIIAQLPNDVPLEAVRAQVDRLRQKCPSALVVFGWIDSSGKVPLLAAVTPDLVGKGIHAQALVKQLAAIVGGGGGGKADFAQAGGKLPEKLPEALQLAEQLGRNWLNPS, from the coding sequence ATGCTTACATCAAGAGATATCCGTCAACAATTCATTGATTTCTTTTGCAAAAGGCACGATCATGTTTATGTGCCATCATCACCGGTAGTTCCATACAATGATCCCACGTTGCTCTTTACAAACGCGGGAATGAATCAGTTCAAGCCGTACTTTCTGGGTACGGAAAAGCCACCTTACAAACGCGTGGCCAACACGCAAAAATGCATTCGTGCTGGCGGCAAACATAACGATTTAGATGATGTAGGTAAGGATACATATCACCATACTTTTTTTGAGATGTTGGGTAATTGGAGTTTTGGTGACTATTTCAAGAAAGAAGCGATCACCTGGGCGTGGGAACTGCTAACCGAGGTTTGGCAGATCGATCCAGCCAGGCTTCATGTCACCGTTTTCGAAGGCGACCCCGAGAACAACATCCCGCGTGACGAAGAAGCCGCTCGCTATTGGCGCGACGTTGGCGTACCTGCTCATCACATCCATTACGGGGGGAAAAAAGATAATTTCTGGGAAATGGGAGACACAGGTCCTTGTGGGCCTTGTACGGAAATACATTTTGACCGTACTGCTGATAAAAGTGGTGGAAAATTGGTTAATGCTGGGACTGATTTAGTGATAGAGATTTGGAACCTAGTTTTTATTCAATTCAATAGAAATGAAGATCAAAGTTTAGCTCCTTTACCTGAAAATCATGTCGATACTGGTATGGGATTTGAACGCATATGTGCAGTTCTTCAAAATAAGACTAGTAATTATGATACAGATGTTTTTGCACCTTTATTCACAGCAATTCAGCAGATAACTGGTGCTCCTCCGTATACAGGGGGTCTGGATAATCATAAAGATATCGCCTATCGAGTGATAGCCGATCATATCCGGGCATTGACGTTTGCCCTCACAGATGGAGCTGCAATCGGAAATATCGGACGAGACTATGTACTACGACGAATTCTTCGACGTGCAGAACGGTATGGAGTACAATACTTAGATACACGAGAACCATTTTTGTATAGATTAGTTCCCATTCTAGTAGAACAAATGGGGGATGTATTTCCCGAGTTGCGTAGAAATCCCCAGCAAGTCCAGGCGCAAATTCATGAGGAAGAAAAAGCATTCCTACGCACTCTACACCGGGGAATTAAACTATTTAAACAAATTGCTGAAGAAACGCGTCAGTCAGGACGTGACACCATTAGTGGTGAGGATGCCTTCAAATTACACGATACCTATGGACTATTTATTGATATTACACAGCAAATGGCAGCGGAAGAGGGCTTGCGTGTTGATGTCCAAGGTTTTGAAAATGCTATGCAACAGGCGCGTATTAAAGCTCGTGAAGCAAGCAAGAAGTACCATATGACAACCATTTCTGGCGAATTGCCGCCAACTGATGATCACTACAAATATCTCCCAGGCTCCATCACCGCTCAGATAGTAGGTTGGCTTCAGGACAATCAAGTGAATACTCAAGGTGTTGTTCCACAAGGAATAAATCTAGCTTTGTTATTAGATCGTACCAATTTCTATGCGGAGCAGGGAGGACAAGTTGGTGATACTGGATACATTCGTAGTTTACAAGGAGAAGCTACCTTCATTGTCGAAGATACTCAGCGTTTGGGTGATGCCGTCCTTCACATAGGTTATCTCCAAAATGGAGAATTACATGTCGGACAAGAAGTTGAACTGACTTATGACCTGCCACGCCGCCAGGCCATCATGCGCAATCACACTGCCACGCATCTCCTCAATCATGCCCTGCGGAAAGTGTTGGGATCTCATGTCGAACAAAAGGGTTCCCTTGTCGATGACACAAAGACCCGCTTTGACTTTAGTCATGACAAGCCATTGACACTGGAACAGATACGCCAGATCGAGCAGCATGTCAATGAGATCATCCAGGCTGATCAACCGGTCATTGCTGTTGTCAAGCCTCTGGCGGTGGCACGGGAAATTCCAGGAGTCCGTGCCGTGTTCGGAGAAAAATACCCCGATCCGGTCCGAGTCGTCCTTATAGGCACGCACTCGCCAGAACATGTGACCTTGGAGAACCCCGCGGAGTTCTGCGGTGGTACTCATGTGGCGCATACTGGTCAGATCGGCTGTTTCAAGATTCTCTCCCAAGAAGCCGTTGCCAAAGGAGTGCGCCGCATCACAGCAATCACTGGGCCGGCAGCTTTTGATCTAATCCAGAGCCGAGCTTTCCTGTTGGAAGACCTCGCTCTCCAGCTTCAGTGCCGGCCTGAGGAAGTGAGAGAGCGCATCACGAGCCTGCAAGATCAGCTCAAAAAGCTTCAGGAACAATTGAAAAAAAGCAGTACAGTGGATCTCACGGCGCTGGTGGACAAGTTATGGGCCGATGCACCACTGATTGGCTCTACCCGCCTTATTATCGCCCAATTGCCCAACGATGTGCCTCTGGAAGCTGTCCGAGCCCAAGTGGACCGCCTCAGGCAAAAGTGCCCCTCTGCCTTGGTGGTTTTCGGTTGGATCGATAGCAGCGGCAAAGTACCTCTCCTTGCGGCAGTAACACCTGACCTTGTGGGCAAAGGCATTCATGCGCAGGCTCTGGTCAAACAACTGGCCGCTATTGTTGGCGGGGGGGGAGGAGGCAAAGCGGATTTTGCCCAGGCAGGCGGGAAGTTGCCGGAGAAATTACCCGAGGCTCTGCAACTGGCTGAACAGTTGGGGCGAAACTGGTTGAACCCTTCCTAG
- the larC gene encoding nickel pincer cofactor biosynthesis protein LarC, with product MRVAHFDCFSGISGNMVLGALLDAGVPLEPIQSAIDSLHLPIHLEVREVQRCGFRAVHVEIRADEQPPQHRYVEDIEQLIFQAAITPSQRELALRILRRLALAESHVHGTPVSRVHLHEVGALDSIADILGAAVGLDLLGVQKFTSRPVPTGRGTVQTAHGWMPVPTPGTLALLQGVPLAPSDVEFELTTPTGAAILTTVVHEYTYTPAMRIDRVAHGAGSKNFLDRPNILRLWIGETITSQTGDSYEGDFIAVLETHVDDITPEVLAYCQERLMECGALDVFITQGIMKKGRAGFRITVLANSISVQTLEEIIFRETGTLGIRKYWCERTKLIRKYIQHEISHSALRFSQAYLPDGSLVSKPEYEECARLARAWNVPLRQVLLHCYSRIAEASPPLSPASQTVVSDLRIGQNKET from the coding sequence GTGCGCGTTGCCCACTTTGATTGCTTCAGCGGGATCAGCGGAAATATGGTTCTGGGCGCACTTTTAGATGCCGGTGTGCCTTTAGAACCCATTCAGTCTGCTATAGACTCCCTCCACTTGCCGATTCATTTGGAAGTGCGCGAAGTCCAGCGTTGCGGTTTTCGAGCTGTCCACGTGGAAATCCGCGCAGACGAGCAACCTCCTCAGCATCGTTACGTGGAGGATATTGAGCAACTCATTTTCCAAGCCGCCATCACGCCTTCCCAAAGGGAATTAGCGCTGCGTATTCTGCGGCGATTAGCCCTCGCCGAAAGCCATGTCCACGGCACGCCTGTCTCTCGTGTGCATCTCCATGAAGTCGGGGCTTTGGACAGCATCGCGGACATTCTCGGTGCTGCTGTGGGTTTAGACCTGCTCGGTGTTCAAAAGTTTACAAGTCGTCCGGTTCCAACCGGGCGTGGGACCGTCCAAACCGCACATGGATGGATGCCAGTACCCACACCCGGCACACTCGCCTTATTGCAAGGGGTGCCTTTAGCACCTAGTGATGTGGAATTTGAATTGACAACTCCAACAGGTGCTGCCATTTTGACAACTGTTGTACACGAATATACATATACGCCGGCCATGCGCATCGACCGTGTCGCCCACGGCGCTGGCAGTAAAAATTTCTTAGACCGCCCGAACATTCTACGACTCTGGATTGGAGAAACTATCACCAGTCAAACAGGAGATAGTTACGAAGGCGACTTCATTGCCGTGTTGGAAACACACGTTGATGACATCACACCAGAAGTGCTAGCCTATTGTCAGGAACGATTGATGGAGTGTGGAGCACTCGATGTATTTATCACACAGGGAATCATGAAAAAGGGACGAGCAGGATTTCGCATCACTGTGCTTGCAAATTCTATATCTGTCCAAACTCTCGAAGAAATCATTTTCCGCGAAACAGGCACACTCGGCATTCGCAAATACTGGTGTGAGCGAACGAAACTCATACGAAAATATATTCAACATGAGATATCTCATTCGGCCTTGCGGTTTTCACAAGCATACCTGCCAGACGGTTCCCTAGTGAGTAAACCGGAGTACGAAGAATGTGCACGGCTGGCACGCGCCTGGAATGTTCCGTTGCGACAAGTCTTGCTTCATTGCTATTCGAGGATAGCAGAGGCATCTCCACCACTATCTCCAGCATCTCAGACAGTTGTATCTGATCTAAGAATAGGTCAGAATAAGGAAACGTAA